From the Triticum urartu cultivar G1812 chromosome 4, Tu2.1, whole genome shotgun sequence genome, the window TACTATGGTGGGTCCCGCTTGTAATCCTCTATATAAATGCTGACATGGCAGGGCTGCTGATGTGGATAGGCTGCATGTTAAGATAAATAGCATAGTGGGGAtgaactatttaggtattatagatGTGTGTTATTATATTCATCCTTCAACTATTATGTATCTACTAGcaaaaatgcccgtgcgttgcaccgggtgcaaaataaataaatatatgCTTAAAGAGTTGAAAAAATACCACTTAAACAACTTTGCAAGTAATCAAACAACCATAACATAACAACACTGTTCGACCAATTCATATTTTTAGGTATGTCCCATAGCTTTCTCAAAGAATGATCATGGTTGGTTGTCAATTAGTGCTCAGTGTTGAATAACAATGATACAACTAACCAACAAAAACGGACTTGCTACTTAAATTGGTTCATGGTTAAAAGAACAGAGCCCTTAGTTCTCAAATATAAATATGGACATCAACACACAGGTCATGAGCCAATCCAAAGCATGGCTTGTAGAATTAATCAATAAAATGGAATATCTGTATAtacaaaggccgcctagtggaaATCTAAAAGGTTATTAACAGTCTAACCATCAGAGGGGCCTAAAGAGGGGGGTTCGAACTAAGTTAATGAAAAAGGGGCTAAGAAGGAAAGCGGAAAGAAAGTACAACAAAAGAGAGCCCGAACAGTGACATCTGTTCTTCGGAACAGACAGTTTCACCCTGTTCTTAGGAGCTCGAACTTGACATATAACAAGTGAATTACATAGCCACACGAGACTTTATTTATGCATTTTTATGGCATAAACAAATCTTCATAGACCCAATATCTGAATCATGCAACATTTCAATATAGCTTAATTTTCCTGAATAACTATTTTCAATAGAATTAGTTATGACATGCATACTTAGTTACTACACCCTTCTTATTCTTCATTGTAGATTCTCAGGAAGCCCACAAGGAAGTATTATCCCTGTCTCTTTCTCTATGTGTCTCTTCAACTCTATTAGAATTCAAATTTGGCCCTATTTTTCCGGAGATGGTTTTTCCTAGCAAATCCCTGCATAAACAAACGTTCTTCAAAATCTAAGTATGGAATGCATATTTGTTTAATTGGTAGAGAAAATCACTTCATAATCTCCTCTAGGCATTACAGCAAACACGTGGTACACAACAGAAATCAACATATGTACCTTAGCAAGAAAGGGTAATGCTTCATTGTCTACGCACTTGGCACCATTGTTTTGGGCACATGTGGCTCTTTGAAATATATCATCCTAAGCATAACAATTTAGATACTAACATATTTGGTTGCTTAATACTTTGATACATGGGAAGAAGAATGTTTCATTTTGACACATTTAGTTCTGTTGTGGACCATGAAATAATATTGCAGCCACTAATTAAACCATGCAGTCAAATTGGTATGAAAGCATAATTATGAATCTTCCCATTAAAGATTAAAATGCGATATAATTCTAGGCTGACAACAATAAAAGAAGCAGTAcagatcaaccaaaatgcaaaattcAACAGAAGAGTGCAAGTTTCAAGAATCTGGAAAGAGATTATGTAGTACAATATTTAAGGATCCTCTAGGACCTCCTGCAGGTAGAACTGTCATCTGCATCATCTACTAACTCTACTACAAAATGAAGCTGCTCGTGTGTCAGCAGTTGTCACTGAATTTTTAGATGACCGGCAGTAAAGTTTGCTGCTTATTTTTGGACTGCTAAGTTTAAGTTTTCCATGTGTGTAGGTGTAGCAGGTAACAGCTCTGAACGCtgaaaaaaagaataaaaatcGAATCCTTTCTCCATGCACTCACAATGCCTATGAATTTCACATAGTGTTCGTTTAAACAGCACACACATTGTCCATTCAAAAAGAGGTGGAATAAAATTAAATCTAAACCGAACTTGACAAATTTTTTAATTCAGAGCCTTTGTATAGCTGACAATGGATCATCGTATACAACAAGATCCAGTAAGTAATGCAAGAGCACACACATACATAAGAGTCAAAAAACTGATTAGAAGGCATGACCTACATGGATAGACTGAGGTTTCTGCAGTGCAAGGATTAAAAAATGGTAGCAACATGCCAAAGACAACGACAGTCAAGGATGGCATCTCCTTCTTCCATTCGGTGGTCCTTGCTCTCTGCAATCCCGAAAGAAGAACATACCTTAAAAGGCTGAAATCAGGAGTAAAGAACATATCAAAAGGGTTTAGAAATAGAAAGCAGAAAATTCAAGAGTCAGtacaaaaacaaaataggtcTTTGTATCATAAACTCTGTATATCCAAATCACTAAGAAGATCCTCTGCTCTACTACTCCTTCAACTTCGAGGACGCCTCGCATGCTGCGCCTCTTACTGCTAATAAACACATGAACGAATCAGCATTTATGCGTTGAATAAAAAAGATCCCCATGAAACATACCAAAGGGCGATGTAGTGGGACTCAGATCCTGCTGCCCCGCAGTAtggaaaaagaaagaaagaagttTATTCTAACACGATTATTGGCCCCAATTTCCTCAACTTTGCGCACAAATTGTTCGAAGGAGTAATATGGGATCAAGTAAGAGTGCCAGTTTAGCGTCAAGCTTGATAAGATTGCAAAGGTCCTCTAGCTGGCATCAAGACAATAATTCAAATTTAGGAGGCCATCAAAAATCAGAATAAGTATAAGTGTGCAGTGAGCAACATCGGGCTACAGTCTCTACTGTTTATGATACCCAAGTTTTATGAGAAGAAGGCAAATTAGAACTATAACACATGCTTAACATCCTGAATATCATGTTGCCAACTTGTGAAATAAAGCTTTTGAACTAACAGTAGCTACGTAGGTACATCTCCTAGATGTTGTTGAGACTGAGATAATGATGGTCATAAAAAAGAGAAGTGAGAACATTACTTCTTACTTTTTACTCATAAAGTTTGCAAAGTTTTAATGACGAGGAGGTACAAACATAGAGAAGTTGTATCATCCAAGAAGGTGCATGTACGTAAACTTTTCTCACATGTTCCAAGCAGTATTGAGCCACACGTCTGGTTCCAATCCTTAGAACAATTGGACTGCAATGCCTGCGGATTTTCACTTGATGAGATTATGTTTTCTAAGATTAAATACAAACAAAAAAAAGACATACACATCCAATTAAATTGATCGGGAGTTGCCTTGGTCTTCAAATTTAAAATGTAAAACATGAATATGTATGTATGCTGCTTCGACAAATCTAGTTCAAGGGATGTTGGTATGGTTCTTCCTATTAGGAAAATTGAACATAGAGGAGGAATCTGCAGACTTTATATTTCATCTTGCATTCTCTTTTTACATGCAGATAAAAAATGAAGTAAATACTTTTAAGTGATAAGTGTTACCTTGGATTTCTACTCGTAAATCTGGGCGTATTTCATGTAGCTAGCATTTTGAATGCGTGAGATTAGATGTGGCTGTGCCTGCGAGCCTGTCAGTCAGAATTCAGAAGCCTGGGTCGTGAAAATGCACTGTTGATTGGTTGTGTACTAACTGCTGGAGCTAAAATGGTCGTAGATCTTCTTGTGCCTTAACTCATCACATGCAGTCCTCCTGCATAGTTCGAAAAAAGAAATAATTCACAAAACAATACTGAGGAAGACATATAATGGTAAGATAGGAACAGCTAGCTAGCCAGCGGCTGAAGGACTCATTCAGTTAACTGGCTTGTAATCATCACCCAGTCGCTCCCAAAATTATTCAGTACAGGGCCAAAATCACAATCGTCAGTCCCATGCAAATCCTTAATTTCCCTTACCGTTGAACACTCATCAGGACTAAATAAATTATGAAAAAAATCAAGTAAACAGAATTACTTGCTAGTGCTTGCTGAATGGTTTGAGGCATCAGGCATGGGGAGGAAATCTCACCAGATGAGGAGGTCCTGCCGAAGGAGGGGATCCCACAGGTCTTCATGCCTCGATCCGGCCAGAAGGAGCAGCCGTCATGACAATGGCAGGGTCGCTCCCCCAACCTTGTAGCCTGCTAGAACAATGACAATAATGTTGATACACCAGATAAGAAGCGCAAGCCACTTGAGAGCAGTCTGCTTGCCAGAACAATTAATGAATTAACCTCTTGAAGTAGAACAAGCACGTTGACACACAAGTTAAGAAGCACAAACCTTAAGAGCGGTCTGCTTGCGCAAGATATCATTGGACTTGAACATGACTGCGGTAATCCAAATCATTACGAAGAAACCTACACAATATAAACTCAATTGGAATGAGGAACTCCCATCATCTTCTGACCAGCAACTCTCTGCAGTATTTGGATCGAACCAAACTCGCGTCACAAATTCAGGCGTATAGCCTGATGAGGGAAACCTCACGCTTCATAGAGAAGAAAGAGGTAGGTAATGCACGCGGATTCACGTACCTTGCAGGTGCTGGCGGATGAAGACGCCGAGTAGGAGCAGGGAGAAGGGCAGCGCGTGGTCCACCCACCTCGCCAGACGCTGCACCTCATAGCCCTGGTACGGCGAGTCCCCCCTCCCGCCGCCCGCGGGGGCCTCCTCGTCCGTGAGCTGCTGCCCTCCCGCGTTCCCCGTCGGCGCCAGGCGCGTTGTCAGCCCCGGAGATCCGAATCGGCACCTTCCTGTCGGCCCCCGCGCTGGGAACTGCCGCCTCCGGCCTGGGCCCGCAGGACGCCCGAGGAGTTCTTTGGGGGTGAGCTCCTCGCGCGGACACAAACGGGCGGAGCATCGGACGCCCCCCTCCCCCCAATGCCATGGTGTGCCGTCCAGCCGTCGTGCTTCAAGCCCCGGCCGCCTTCCTTCCAGATTCGCTGCCTACGCGCCATCCCTCACCGGATTCATCGAGATCCGACAGTTCCTCGTCGTCGGCGGTGGCAGGCCACGGGTCGCCGGCAGTGGAAGGCTGCGGGTGTGGGGGCACTCGGGGTAGGGGTAGGCGCGCCAGcgaggtgggcggcggcggccagCGGCGCGCGGTGAGGCAGGGTGGGGCGTGGCAGGAGGCAGCGACGCGCTGGAGGTGTCGAGGAGGCAGGATGGAGCGGTTGCTTGGCTTTTTTTTCTTTTATCTCACACGCAACAGTTTGGGTTACTAACATGAGGACTGCGGGTTGAACTGTCAAAAAGTATAGGGACTCTTTTACAAAAGCGCCGCGACGGTGAACCCGAAGACttaatccgtgctttattatctaaaaataaataatatactactagtacaaaTGACTGTGTGTTGCATCAGGCGATAAATATGACAGAACTTGCTTCATGGATCTTTTCTGTCACTCTATATATCCAATTTAAATAAATTTTGAACGTGAAAATTTCCTTGTTTTTATTAAGACCTAATATTTTCATTAAAAATGTAAAATCTTTTGAAGAGTAGTATAAAACATTATGTAAATTGGCACATTTCTCTATGAAATATTTTTATGTAAATTAATTATTTCTACTTTACATTTTGAAATGTTTTTTTGTAGTTAGTAGTGCTTTTTGGGGGAATTTTCAAGTGTTTTTAAAAAGTATGAGCATATTTAAAGAGTAGTTAATGTTTTTTTTAGAAATTTGAACATTTCAGAAAAAATATTTTTTAATAGTTTTTAAAAATAATTTTCTTTTGTTTTACATTTGTAAATGTTTATTTGGGAATTTTTAAGTTTACATTTCTAAATGGTTACATTTTTAAGTTTTTTTTATATAGTGTGaatattttttttgaaacaaaaaTAGTCTGAAACTGTGAACATTTCTAAGCTATATTTACTGTTTCATGTGTTGCAACAGGTTTAAATAAATCTGAGAGTTTGTTTGGTATTCGAGAGTTTACATGTCATGATGAATAATAATAATGTACCAATTAAATTGGTTGTAAGACTCGTAAGAATCCACTTTTTGAAGATCCCATTTTATTCCAAAAGTTTGTAATTTTATTCTTTGCTAACAAAATGTAACACCCTCggtgcgactatatctcccacgtgtcgaggcacgacttagaggcataatcgcattgaaggcatatgtcacaaattaggcaatctttacaacatgccatgtaatatatagataataaaaggggagataacatagttggcttacactcgccatgtcaatcaagtacataaataacattatatcatccaaacactcatggcccgactacagcgccaaaataaaagataacccagcatgcgacacggtcccgatcatcctcaactgggcaccactactgatcatcaggaaaggaaacatagtatcattgagagtcctcgtcgaactcccacttggtcacgtggagcggaatcatcaggccctgcatctggtttggaagtaatctgtgagtcacagggactcagcaatctcgcaccctcgcgatcaagactatttaagcttataggtaaggcaaggtaaaatatgtggagctgcagcaagctactagcatatatggtggctatcctgttcgcaaaagagagcgagaagaggaggcaaggcgtgATCGAGAAACTAGAGTACAACCTGCACAAGCATTACttcaacaccgtgtccacttcccggactccgccgagaagaggccatcacggtaacacactcggttgattcattttaattaagttaagcttcaagttatctacaatcggacattaacaaattcccatctgcccataaccgcgggcacggctttcgaaagttcaaatccctgcaggggagtcccaacttagcccatgacaagctctcacggtcaacgaaggaatagacatcctcccgagacgttccgatcagactcggtatctcggttcttcaagacacttcgacaggttaaaacaagaccagcaacaccgcccgaatgtgccgacaaatcccgatagaagctgctcagatgagcgctccatacaactaaaaccaaacctcgagtttccccgagggggcgctgcacaggactctagttggaggggtgttgggctgcaatacacacgaggccttttcggtccctcggttaaccgttggagtatcaaacgaagtccaaatggtacgaaacttgacaggcggtctaccggtagtaaaccaaggccgcttggcaagtctcggtccaatccagaaatgtttaatccccacacacgaaataaaggtagaaatgaccaccggaggagaacgaagcgccggaatgcaaaacggacaacggggaaaattctcgaatgcatgagatgaatacgtatgcaaatgcaatgcacatgatgacatgatatgagatgcacgacaacgataacaacacacgcagacaaagacccgaacccgagaaaataaaataacttaaggctggaaacggcaagagttggaatacatattggcaaagtcatatccggggtgttacacaaaACCTACTCCTTCAAATTGCTCTAAAGAAATTGGATTATGTGTAATAAAAAGTATGATTTCTGGAAAGTTAATAGTTTATAATGCTTGTCACTCTTTTGTTGACACTTTGCATCCTGTAGTAGGAGCACACCCTCCACGGCAACATGACCACTATCCTGGACATTATCATCGGACCTCGATGGGGATCAAGATTAGGGTACATAGAGCTACAGATCCCCCAACCCAGTTGCTATGTAGGGTGAAACATGACGCGAGCAGAATCGACTGTTGTCCACACTTTATCTACTCTTtgtccctccctctctcctccctaTATCACCAAGACATCGATGACATCCAGAGTTGAGGAATATCTTGATGGTCAGCAAGTAATGATGAGCCCCAAATATTTTCTCCCTTAAGAAATAGAGTAGTATTTCTTTCCAACATTTCATTTAATTTAATTAATAGTATATCTGATAATATATTTGTAAGTTGTGATACACATGAAAATTAAATTATGACAGTAACAACAAACAATAGCAAATACTGGATGCTACATAATCATGCCCGAATATATATATAATCGATGCACACACATAATGGGTGTTCAGCCGGAAAAATATATAATCGGTGCACGCACATAGCATCCAGTAGCTTCCGCAGTTCAGTCGGAACTGGCCCGATTCATACGTCCACGGCCTTCGCCACCAGCGCATGCCCCTAAGGTCCGGCCTATCCCGCGCCACTTCGTCTGCTCGTGTTGACCTCGAGGAGGCGGCCAACGCCTGTCCCGCGGCCCACCTGCGACggccgcggtggcggcggggctgCTGCGGTTGGGGCGGCAGCCCTGTGCCGTGGTAGTGGAGCTCTCCGATGCGTGGCTGCGGGGCCGGCTCGGTTGCTCGCCAGATCTGGCGAGGCATTGATTGACTCCTGGCGGCAGGCCCGTGGCGGAGGCGCAGGAGGTGCACCACCACTCCCGTGCTCCACCACCACCAATGGCCGCCCCTTTTTTCTGTATCTTCAGATGGGCTCTCTTCTCTTTGATTTGTTCTTGTGCTTCATTTCCTTCTTGATTTGTTTCCTTCTTGATTTTGGAGGCctcttgttgattttctagggcgTACCTATATGAGCTGGTGAGATCAGATGTAAAGTAGCGAGGTGAGATTATTTGATGGAAGAAAGATTCTCAACACAGCTACGGAGTACATGTTATGGAAGAAAGCGAGCTAGGTCTTTTTTTGAGAAAAAGAAAGCCAGCTAGGTGCATGATGCGGGCCGGCGATGTACAAAACTTTAGCGTAAACTGATGCGGGCTGCTTCGTTTGTAGGCTGAACAATTAGGACGTCTGGGGCAATGTAGACGTAGGAGTGGATGAAACCGAAAATTACCTAAGCAAAAAATTAGTACCACCTCAAATACGGGTTTTTTCGAAACTGAAAACATAAATTCAcgggaagaagcgtattgtgacggtgaacccacggagtcaatccgtgctttattattaggctcgtgcgttgcaacgggtgaaaatcaatatcaaacaccCCTTTCCTTTTCGCACCTTATCCTCTCCCCCGCGCTTGTCTGAGATAGTTGTGATGTCTATGCGATCACAATGCACCCAAAATGTGATCAATCTCAAGATGATGAGTTGATCCACAACATAACACACTGTCTATGTAGGCTAGCATTAACTGACAAGCTCATTTGGAATCAGTTATCATACACGAACATCATTAATAGCTAATGAATAACATATGACAAGGTTAAAAATATCACCCTTAGGCCGGCTCCAATGCAAGAGCATTTAAAATCTTGAGCAAATTAACATGCACAATCATACAGCCCTAGCAACTACATTGTGTATACTTTTTTTAGTGTCCAACTCTAGGTTATGTGTCAAGGCCGAAAGTGGCCGGGACAATGGAAAAGCTGCCAGGATTTTATTCCTAGCGCCCGCATTGTACGTGCCCTAACCAAGTTTCAGGTGACAAAAAACACTTTTAATTTTCTGAAAAAATGAGATGATTTTTTAACTCTTCTTGATCATCTACATCCATATGGCAGAGGGCCTCCCAAAGCTCACAAGCAAAAGAGCAATTGAGGCGAGGCAACAAATGTTTGTTTCACTGGGAGATGAAGAAGCTCCTCGATCTGCATGGATTGGTTCTGTTGAAAATTGAGCGTAATAAAAATAAAGTTGCTCATAATTTAGCTAATATTGATTGCTAGATAGCACCGCTAGTTGGTTGTGCCGGTTTCAACCAGCGTATCTAAGTTTTTATTAGTATACTATATAACACTATTACATTTATCCCACGAATAAATTTGTTTGTTGGCAATGGGTATTATGCAACGTGGTTAATTCTTTCCATCATTTACTTTCTTTATTTCTCTTTCCCTCCCTTTCCGGCCTACTCTTTCCTTTTATCTTTCCCTCCCTTTCCTTCCTGCCTTCCTCTCCTTCCTAATATTTGTCCTCCATTTTATTACATGGAGCGCATATATAGAAAGGCCTACTCTTTCCTTTTATCTTTCCCTCCCTTTCTTCCTTATTTCTGTGACCCTGCTTCTCTTTCCTTCATTTTATTTCTCGTGTAATTGGCCTCATCTCATCCTTCCTCAATCGACCCAAGGTTGCTTGGTGATGTAGTAAAACTCATCCCACCTTGCCCCTTGTCAAAACGAGCAATTGAGATAGGCGCGTGGCCCACACTTTGTGACTTCGATAGAAAGAAAAGAAGTTCCTATCTACTGCAGGAAACATCAGCCTGGTGGGTTGGCTAGCGGCTACGTATTCTTTCCTGGACGACCTGAGTTCGAATCCACATATTACCATTTTTTTAGCATTCCGACGATGACCAGGAGGTACACCCCAGGGGTGCCCGTGTGGGCCCCATCTCCAGCTACCGCCTCGAAGGCCCAGCCTTGCTTCGCCAGGACCTGCCGCGCCAAGCCCAGCTCGCCGCAACCGCAGCCCAGCCGGCTTCTGGTAGAACGACCGCTAATAAGGGCCCAAAATCACtactttactacctatgtcgcgTGTCGCGCCACCTAGTACGATAGACTTTTTGCGGGAAAAGAGCAGGTTTTGCCCCAACTTGGACCCAGGGAAACCAAAGAAGAGCTAGTTTCGCCCTGTTTAGTTAGCGGTGGATGAGCTGATTTCTTTTCACTCCTGTTTCAGAGATACAAAACAAAAGTCCAAATCTGCTAATTGTTCTCTAATAGCACCTGCTCCTGTCGCAATTTCCCAATTTCAAAATGTTGCAAAGCCTGGGGTAGAAAAAAAGGGAGAAATGCTATGGTTACAGGATGCAATTTCCTCTTCGAATAAACCTCGTAATCGTAAAAAAGTGGGTTTTTTAGTGCTAGGCCTAGCAAAAGAGAAATCGCCGCATACTAGGCCCTCCAACTTCTTAAGAGGTTTATCTAAAAGATTCGCGATatattgactccgtgggttcaccgtcacaatacgcttcttctcgtgattttacgctttcagtttaaatttaaaatatattcgaggtggtactaaatttctGTCTCGGTAATTCAATGAGGCGAATCCTGCGCCGGTTCGCCAACTGCGCTTGTAATTGGGCCGGCCCGTTTTTCCTTTATTTTTCAAACCCAAGCAAAAAAGGCGAGTGCGCCAGCGGCGCGCGGTGAGGCAGGGTGGGGCGTGGCAGGAGGCGGCGACGCGCTGAAGGTGTCGGGGAGGCAGGATGGAGCGGTTGCTTGTTTTTTTATCTCACACGCAACAGTTTGGGTTACTAACATGAGGACTGCGGGTTGAACTGTCAAAAAGTATAGGGACTCTTTTACAAAAGCGCCGCGACGGTGAACCCGAAGACTCGATACGTGCTTTATTATCTATAATATCCCTAATAAGGGCCCAAAATCACtactttactacctatgtcgcgTGTCGCGCCACCTAGTACGATAGACTTTTTGCGGGAAAAGAGCAGGTTTTGCCCCAACTTGGACCCAGGGAAACCAAAGAAGAGCTAGTTTCGCCCTGTTTAGTTAGCGGTGGATGAGCTGATTTCTTTTCACTCCTGTTTCAGAGATACAAAACAAAAGTCCAAATCTTTTAATTGTTCTCTAATAGCACCTGCTCTTGTCGCAATTTCCCGATTTCGAAATGTTGCAAAGCTTGGGgtagaaaaaaagagagaaatgTTGTGGTTACAGGATGCAATTTCCTCTTCGAATAAACCTCGTAATCGTAAAAAAGTGGGTTTTTTAGTGCTGGGCCTAGCAAAAGAGAAATCGACGTGTACTAGGCTCTCCAACTTCTTAAGAGGTTTATTTAAAAGATTCGCGATATATTGACTCCGTGGGTTTACCGTCAGAATACGCTTCTTCTCGTGATTTTACGCTTTCAGTTTAAATTTAAAATATAgtcgaggtggtactaaatttctGTCTCGGTAATTCAATGAGGCGAATCCTGCGCCGGTTCGCCAACTGCGCTTGTAATTGGGCCAGCCCGTTTTTCCTTTATTTTTCAAACCCAAGCAAAAAAGGCTAGGCCCTCCAACTTCTTAAGAGGTTTATCTAAAAGATTCGCGATATATTGACTCCGTGGGTTTACCGTCAGAATACGCTTCTTCTCGTGATTTTACGCTTTCAGTTTAAATTTAAAATATAgtcgaggtggtactaaatttctGTCTCGGTAATTCAATGAGGCGAATCCTGCGCCGGTTCGCCAACTGCGCTTGTAATTGGGCCGGCCCGTTTTTCCTTTATTTTTCAAACCCAAGCAAAAAAGGCTAGGCCCTCCAACTTCTTAAGAGGTTTATCTAAAAGATTCGCGATATATTGACTCCGTGGGTTTACCGTCAGAATACGCTTCTTCTCGTGATTTTACGCTTTCAGTTTAAATTTAAAATATAgtcgaggtggtactaaatttctGTCTCGGTAATTCAATGAGGCGAATCCTGCGCCGGTTCGCCAACTGCGCTTGTAATTGGGCCGGCCCGTTTTTCCTTTATTTTTCAAACCCAAGCAAAAAAGGCTAGGCCCTCCAACTTCTTAAGAGGTTTATCTAAAAGATTCGCGATATATTGACTCCGTGGGTTTACCGTCAGAATACGCTTCTTCTCGTGATTTTACGCTTTCAGTTTAAATTTAAAATATAgtcgaggtggtactaaatttctGTCTCGGTAATTCAATGAGGCGAATCCTGCGCCGGTTCGCCAACTGCGCTTGTAATTGGGCCGGCCCGTTTTTCCTTTATTTTTCAAACCCAAGCAAAAAAGGCTAGGCCCTCCAACTTCTTAAGAGGTTTATCTAAAAGATTCGCGATATATTGACTCCGTGGGTTTACCGTCAGAATACGCTTCTTCTCGTGATTTTACGCTTTCAGTTTAAATTTAAAATATAgtcgaggtggtactaaatttctGTCTCGGTAATTCAATGAGGCGAATCCTGCGCCGGTTCGCCAACTGCGCTTGTAATTGGGCCGGCCCGTTTTTCCTTTATTTTTCAAACCCAAGCAAAAAAGGCTAGGCCCTCCAACTTCTTAAGAGGTTTATCTAAAAGATTCGCGATATATTGACTCCGTGGGTTTACCGTCAGAATACGCTTCTTCTCGTGATTTTACGCTTTCAGTTTAAATTTAAAATATAgtcgaggtggtactaaatttctGTCTCGGTAATTCAATGAGGCGAATCCTGCGCCGGTTCGCCAACTGCGCTTGTAATTGGGCCCTCCAACTTCTTAAGAGGTTTATCTAAAAGATTCGCGATATATTGACTCCGTGGGTTTACCGTCAGAATACGCTTCTTCTCATGATTTTACGCTTTCAGTTTAAATTTAAAATATAGttgaggtggtactaaatttctGTCTCGGTAATTCAATGAAGCGAATCCTGCGCCACCAACT encodes:
- the LOC125554736 gene encoding uncharacterized protein LOC125554736; this translates as MKAGTGAVAEVDAEATPTGAGTSAVQAEAMATGTSAVETEAEAAAVEAGEAANLEGRRPGLEARRLDGTPWHWGEGGVRCSARLCPREELTPKELLGRPAGPGRRRQFPARGPTGRCRFGSPGLTTRLAPTGNAGGQQLTDEEAPAGGGRGDSPYQGYEVQRLARWVDHALPFSLLLLGVFIRQHLQESCWSEDDGSSSFQLSLYCVGFFVMIWITAVMFKSNDILRKQTALKQATRLGERPCHCHDGCSFWPDRGMKTCGIPSFGRTSSSGGLHVMS